The following coding sequences lie in one Saccharopolyspora hordei genomic window:
- a CDS encoding sensor domain-containing protein — protein MTERSERTRTTSGGLGLAAARSEEFALLPLPAAPALLSTADGVVVRATDQAAKLAGESTPAALIGCRLADLVTRNGSVSLLRARHGAHPVRPLSWPHADDERLRVTVLVDVSDLADTGSSAAQAAEDDERRWLIEAQRIAKVGSWVYYPETGEVYRSPVLAEFLGEPESQSTADLQSMIDATHPADLPRAHQFYEDVLSAPEDELLEVELRDRAGKRVFLCTGRAEHDRAGRVERVQGTVQDVTAHRALERQLRDEQRKLQDAQRIARLGTWEWDLRSNVMRLSNMLHEIIGKPDTTPITFDSYLDRVHPDDRSWVRRAWRPLIEDGDPIEVEHRYVRVDGTTRILRLHGTAIKDADGRDVLVGTAQDVTEQRAVVTRMERSSQRFTDLVSITPVGIGLFDRAERLVDANDALCDLLGYRLDQLRGMSAKDITHPDEQNTSLPSPAESSGLRRRVPQRVLVRSDGEPVYCELRTSASVQDDGTHFWLVVFQDITERRRAAEALRYQATHDDLTGLPNRTAVKDLLSRLLGRADSNRTAVLFCDIDNFKRVNDSLGHDAGDELLVALARRLEAGLPDGCTAARLSGDEFVIICSDVDSVGGVDSLATRVSGLLRTAVPVHGQLIRVSASIGVAVPDGNSAGGEDLLRFADAAMFEAKQRGAGKVSLASPALMASANRQLQLEGQLREALHNDGLALHYQPVVDADGVVVTAEALVRWPHPDRGMLAPDAFLPVAEQGDLLRELDRWVLRTALREAASWPVRVGRPVGVAVNLAGLVPGGPEFVDAVADTVAETGIAWDRVVLELVETALVDLPSRTHDEMGELVARGVRFAVDDFGTGYSSLARLKDLPAQIIKVDRRFVAGVGGDASDFAVARAVVDMARAMGRYCVAEGVETATQFHVLSGVGVDAYQGFLFSGALPAREFRELIARGPMPVPRA, from the coding sequence TTGACCGAGCGGAGCGAGAGGACCCGGACGACCTCCGGCGGCCTCGGCTTGGCCGCTGCCCGCTCCGAGGAGTTCGCGCTGCTGCCGCTGCCGGCGGCGCCCGCACTGCTCAGCACCGCGGACGGCGTCGTGGTCCGGGCCACCGACCAGGCGGCCAAGCTGGCGGGCGAGAGCACTCCCGCGGCGCTGATCGGCTGCCGCCTCGCGGACCTGGTGACCCGCAACGGTTCGGTGTCGCTGCTGCGCGCCCGGCACGGGGCGCACCCGGTCCGCCCGCTGAGCTGGCCGCACGCCGACGACGAGCGGCTGCGCGTGACCGTCCTGGTCGACGTCTCCGACCTCGCCGACACCGGGTCCTCCGCGGCGCAGGCCGCGGAGGACGACGAGCGCCGGTGGCTGATCGAGGCGCAGCGCATCGCCAAGGTCGGCAGCTGGGTGTACTACCCGGAGACCGGCGAGGTCTACCGCAGCCCGGTGCTCGCCGAGTTCCTCGGCGAACCCGAGTCGCAGAGCACCGCGGACCTGCAGTCGATGATCGACGCGACCCACCCCGCCGACCTGCCCCGGGCCCACCAGTTCTACGAGGACGTGCTCAGCGCCCCGGAGGACGAGCTGCTGGAGGTGGAGCTGCGCGACCGCGCCGGCAAGCGCGTCTTCCTGTGCACCGGGCGGGCCGAGCACGACCGGGCCGGGCGGGTCGAGCGGGTGCAGGGCACCGTGCAGGACGTCACCGCGCACCGGGCGCTGGAGCGTCAGCTGCGCGACGAGCAGCGCAAGCTGCAGGACGCCCAGCGCATCGCCCGGCTCGGCACCTGGGAGTGGGACCTGCGGTCCAACGTGATGCGGCTGTCGAACATGCTGCACGAGATCATCGGCAAGCCCGACACCACGCCGATCACCTTCGACAGCTACCTGGACCGGGTGCACCCGGACGACCGCAGCTGGGTGCGGCGGGCGTGGCGGCCGCTCATCGAGGACGGCGACCCGATCGAGGTCGAGCACCGCTACGTGCGCGTCGACGGCACCACCCGGATCCTGCGGCTGCACGGCACCGCGATCAAGGACGCCGACGGCCGGGACGTGCTCGTCGGCACCGCGCAGGACGTCACCGAGCAGCGGGCCGTGGTGACCCGCATGGAGCGCTCCAGCCAGCGGTTCACCGACCTGGTCAGCATCACCCCGGTCGGCATCGGGCTGTTCGACCGGGCCGAGCGGCTGGTCGACGCCAACGACGCGCTGTGCGACCTGCTCGGCTACCGGCTGGACCAGCTGCGTGGGATGAGCGCGAAGGACATCACCCACCCCGACGAGCAGAACACCAGCCTGCCCTCGCCCGCGGAGAGCTCCGGGCTGCGGCGGCGGGTGCCGCAGCGGGTGCTGGTGCGCTCCGACGGCGAACCGGTGTACTGCGAGCTGCGCACCTCCGCGTCGGTGCAGGACGACGGCACCCACTTCTGGCTCGTGGTGTTCCAGGACATCACCGAGCGGCGGCGGGCCGCCGAGGCCCTGCGCTACCAGGCCACCCACGACGACCTCACCGGGCTGCCGAACCGGACCGCGGTCAAGGACCTGCTCAGCCGGCTGCTGGGGCGGGCCGACTCGAACCGGACCGCGGTGCTGTTCTGCGACATCGACAACTTCAAGCGGGTCAACGACTCGCTGGGCCACGACGCCGGGGACGAGCTGCTGGTGGCGCTGGCCCGCCGGCTGGAGGCCGGGCTGCCCGACGGGTGCACGGCGGCGCGGCTGTCCGGCGACGAGTTCGTGATCATCTGCTCGGACGTCGACTCCGTCGGCGGGGTCGACTCGCTGGCCACCCGGGTCTCCGGGCTGCTGCGCACCGCGGTCCCGGTGCACGGCCAGCTGATCCGGGTGTCGGCGTCGATCGGGGTCGCGGTGCCCGACGGCAACAGCGCCGGCGGCGAGGACCTGCTGCGCTTCGCCGACGCGGCGATGTTCGAGGCCAAGCAGCGCGGCGCCGGCAAGGTCTCGCTGGCCAGCCCGGCGCTGATGGCCTCCGCGAACCGGCAGCTGCAGCTGGAGGGGCAGCTGCGGGAGGCCCTGCACAACGACGGCCTGGCGCTGCACTACCAGCCGGTGGTCGACGCCGACGGCGTGGTGGTCACCGCCGAGGCGCTGGTGCGCTGGCCGCACCCGGACCGCGGGATGCTCGCCCCGGACGCGTTCCTGCCCGTCGCGGAGCAGGGCGACCTGCTGCGCGAGCTGGACCGCTGGGTGCTGCGCACCGCGCTGCGGGAGGCGGCGAGCTGGCCGGTGCGCGTCGGGCGCCCGGTGGGCGTGGCGGTGAACCTGGCCGGGCTGGTGCCGGGCGGGCCGGAGTTCGTGGACGCGGTCGCCGACACCGTCGCCGAGACCGGCATCGCCTGGGACCGGGTGGTGCTGGAGCTGGTGGAGACCGCCCTGGTGGACCTGCCGTCCCGCACGCACGACGAGATGGGCGAGCTGGTGGCGCGCGGGGTGCGGTTCGCCGTGGACGACTTCGGCACCGGCTACTCGTCGCTGGCGCGGCTGAAGGACCTGCCCGCGCAGATCATCAAGGTGGACCGCCGGTTCGTCGCCGGGGTCGGCGGCGACGCCTCGGACTTCGCGGTGGCGCGCGCGGTGGTGGACATGGCGCGCGCGATGGGCCGGTACTGCGTGGCCGAGGGCGTGGAGACCGCCACCCAGTTCCACGTGCTCTCCGGGGTCGGGGTGGACGCCTACCAGGGCTTCTTGTTCTCCGGCGCGCTGCCGGCGCGGGAGTTCCGGGAGCTCATCGCCCGCGGCCCGATGCCCGTCCCGAGGGCCTGA
- a CDS encoding GNAT family N-acetyltransferase translates to MIRRATEADVPAMVELVHELARYEEAPEQCHLTEQQLRDALFCPNPALFGHVAEVDGAVVGLALWFLNFSTWEGVHGIYLEDLYVQPEHRGSGLGKALLQALAKECVDRGYARLEWQVLDWNEPAIGFYEAAGAIPMDGWTVYRLTGEPLRAFSA, encoded by the coding sequence ATGATCCGCCGTGCCACCGAGGCCGACGTGCCCGCCATGGTCGAGCTGGTGCACGAGCTCGCGCGCTACGAGGAAGCACCCGAGCAGTGCCACCTGACCGAGCAGCAGCTGCGCGACGCGCTGTTCTGCCCGAACCCGGCGCTGTTCGGCCACGTGGCCGAAGTGGACGGCGCGGTCGTCGGGCTCGCCCTGTGGTTCCTCAACTTCTCCACCTGGGAGGGCGTGCACGGCATCTACCTGGAGGACCTCTACGTGCAGCCCGAGCACCGCGGCAGCGGCCTGGGCAAGGCCCTGCTGCAGGCGCTGGCGAAGGAGTGCGTGGACCGCGGCTACGCGCGCCTGGAGTGGCAGGTGCTGGACTGGAACGAGCCGGCGATCGGCTTCTACGAGGCGGCCGGCGCGATCCCGATGGACGGCTGGACCGTGTACCGCCTCACCGGCGAGCCGCTGCGCGCGTTCAGCGCCTGA
- a CDS encoding malic enzyme-like NAD(P)-binding protein, which produces MTTIDRTTSGADLTNEEIFAAHEGGKLGVEVTAPLATPRDLSIAYTPGVAQVSRAIASDPALADRYTWTQRLVAVVSDGTAVLGLGDIGPRASLPVMEGKSALFKSFAGLDSIPLVLDTTDVDEIVETLVRLRPSFGAVNLEDISAPRCFELERRVSEALDCPVMHDDQHGTAVVVLAALRNAARVTGRELSSLRVVISGAGAAGVACAKILHTAGVGEITVLDSRGVIHAGRDGLTPIKQELAGFTNPRGTTGGPAEALRGADVFIGVSVGQVPEELVATMADGAIVFALSNPDPEIHPEVARRHAAVVATGRSDFPNQINNVLAFPGIFKGALDAGARAITDGMKVAAAEAIAAVAADDLSADHIVPSPLDPRVAPEVSAAVAKAARAEGVVRM; this is translated from the coding sequence GTGACCACCATCGACCGCACCACGAGCGGTGCCGACTTGACCAACGAGGAGATCTTCGCCGCGCACGAGGGCGGGAAGCTGGGCGTGGAGGTGACCGCCCCGCTGGCGACCCCGCGCGACCTCTCGATCGCCTACACGCCCGGCGTGGCGCAGGTCAGCCGCGCGATCGCCAGCGACCCGGCGCTGGCCGACCGCTACACCTGGACGCAGCGGCTGGTGGCCGTGGTCAGCGACGGCACCGCGGTGCTCGGGTTGGGCGACATCGGGCCCCGGGCGTCGCTGCCGGTCATGGAGGGCAAGTCCGCGCTGTTCAAGTCCTTCGCCGGCCTGGACTCGATCCCGCTGGTCCTGGACACCACCGACGTCGACGAGATCGTGGAGACCCTGGTCCGGCTGCGCCCGTCGTTCGGCGCGGTCAACCTCGAGGACATCTCCGCGCCGCGCTGCTTCGAGCTGGAGCGCCGGGTCTCCGAGGCGCTGGACTGCCCGGTCATGCACGACGACCAGCACGGCACGGCCGTGGTCGTGCTGGCCGCGCTGCGCAACGCCGCCCGGGTCACCGGCCGCGAGCTGAGCTCGCTGCGCGTGGTGATCTCCGGTGCCGGCGCCGCCGGGGTGGCCTGCGCGAAGATCCTGCACACCGCCGGGGTCGGCGAGATCACCGTGCTGGACTCCCGCGGCGTCATCCACGCCGGGCGGGACGGGCTGACCCCGATCAAGCAGGAGCTGGCCGGGTTCACCAACCCGCGCGGGACCACCGGCGGCCCCGCGGAGGCGCTGCGCGGCGCCGACGTCTTCATCGGCGTGTCGGTCGGGCAGGTGCCCGAGGAGCTGGTGGCGACGATGGCCGACGGGGCGATCGTGTTCGCGCTGTCGAACCCGGACCCGGAGATCCACCCCGAGGTCGCGCGGCGGCACGCCGCCGTGGTCGCCACCGGGCGCAGCGACTTCCCGAACCAGATCAACAACGTGCTGGCCTTCCCCGGCATCTTCAAGGGCGCGCTGGACGCCGGTGCCCGCGCGATCACCGACGGGATGAAGGTCGCGGCCGCCGAGGCCATCGCCGCGGTCGCCGCCGACGACCTCAGCGCCGACCACATCGTGCCCAGCCCGCTGGACCCGCGGGTGGCGCCCGAGGTCAGCGCCGCCGTGGCGAAGGCGGCGCGCGCGGAGGGCGTCGTCCGGATGTGA
- a CDS encoding dTDP-4-dehydrorhamnose 3,5-epimerase family protein, which yields MQARRLENTGAIEFVPNVFPDHRGLFVAPFQEAAFTEALGHPLRVAQTNHSVSARDVIRGVHFADVPPGQAKYVYCPRGALLDVVVDIRVGSPTFGQWDAVRLDSEQYRALYVPEGLGHAFLALTDDTVMSYLCSTPYNPSAEHGINPLDPELALPWDDLAGDPVLSDKDRAAPTLAEAAEQGLLPDYQACLARYEELR from the coding sequence GTGCAGGCACGTCGACTCGAGAACACCGGCGCCATCGAATTCGTCCCGAACGTCTTCCCCGACCACCGCGGCCTGTTCGTCGCACCGTTCCAGGAGGCGGCGTTCACCGAGGCCCTCGGGCACCCGCTGCGGGTCGCGCAGACCAACCACAGCGTGTCCGCTCGCGACGTCATCCGCGGCGTGCACTTCGCCGACGTGCCGCCCGGGCAGGCCAAGTACGTGTACTGCCCGCGGGGCGCGCTGCTCGACGTCGTGGTCGACATCCGCGTCGGCTCGCCCACCTTCGGCCAGTGGGACGCCGTGCGCCTCGACTCCGAGCAGTACCGCGCCCTCTACGTGCCGGAGGGGCTCGGGCACGCGTTCCTCGCGCTCACCGACGACACGGTGATGAGCTACCTCTGCTCCACGCCCTACAACCCCAGCGCCGAGCACGGCATCAACCCGCTCGACCCGGAGCTCGCGCTGCCCTGGGACGACCTGGCCGGCGACCCGGTCCTGTCCGACAAGGACCGCGCGGCCCCCACCCTCGCCGAAGCGGCGGAGCAGGGGCTGCTGCCGGACTACCAGGCCTGCCTCGCCCGCTACGAGGAGCTCCGCTAG
- a CDS encoding bis-aminopropyl spermidine synthase family protein: MNTAPDTTPDPADAVQEVLAGARALARRLREVLAQLTGDPVEFDELVRRTAVPRRTVEDLLAALGPDLETTGGAHRLAPRVRDRYRERFALDELGASAPAGPDQLALVREFVERGPRPVTALDHVTATPETALRRAEFLRDTYDLSGSTVLCLGDHDLTSLALGLVAPSVPVTVVDVDERILQHIDTVAAERGFGVRTLHADLRFGVPPALEGWADLVFTDPPYTPEGIGLFATRAAECLAGPNSRLLIAYGYSGRTPALGHGVQQELLRLGLVFEAILPDFHRYFGAQAIGSASDLYVCQPTARTRKLALRQAPGIYTHGPQSVEAAEATASPELLAAIGERLGSPVASLREPGWSRPIKRQPQPPVFDLRSDPGPWLLRMLLATGTERAAFLLDNNHPDITSERAQRALSELVAAKFRLRFHRSTPDSEHALVVADAVEPDSVAGYLLQRAHGKIGNVWREGLIAHVDPALTKRVARERVAERAPVPADLDLRLIDLPRHRIAELLERC, encoded by the coding sequence ATGAACACCGCTCCGGACACCACCCCCGACCCCGCCGACGCCGTGCAGGAGGTGCTCGCCGGCGCCCGCGCGCTCGCGCGCCGCCTGCGCGAGGTCCTCGCGCAGCTCACCGGCGACCCGGTCGAGTTCGACGAGCTCGTCCGCCGCACCGCCGTGCCGCGGCGCACCGTCGAGGACCTGCTCGCCGCCCTCGGTCCCGACCTGGAGACCACCGGCGGCGCCCACCGGCTGGCCCCGCGGGTCCGCGACCGCTACCGGGAGCGCTTCGCGCTGGACGAGCTGGGCGCGAGCGCCCCGGCCGGGCCCGACCAGCTGGCGCTGGTGCGGGAGTTCGTCGAGCGCGGGCCGCGACCGGTGACCGCGCTCGACCACGTCACCGCCACCCCGGAGACCGCGCTGCGCCGCGCCGAGTTCCTGCGCGACACCTACGACCTGTCCGGCAGCACGGTGCTCTGCCTGGGCGACCACGACCTGACCTCCCTGGCGCTGGGCCTGGTGGCGCCGTCGGTGCCGGTGACCGTCGTGGACGTCGACGAGCGGATCCTGCAGCACATCGACACCGTCGCGGCCGAACGCGGGTTCGGCGTCCGCACGCTGCACGCCGACCTGCGCTTCGGGGTGCCGCCGGCGCTGGAGGGCTGGGCCGACCTGGTGTTCACCGACCCGCCCTACACCCCCGAGGGCATCGGGCTGTTCGCCACCCGCGCCGCGGAGTGCCTGGCCGGACCGAACAGCCGGCTGCTCATCGCCTACGGCTACAGCGGCCGGACACCGGCGCTGGGGCACGGGGTGCAGCAGGAGCTGCTGCGGCTGGGCCTGGTGTTCGAGGCGATCCTGCCGGACTTCCACCGCTACTTCGGCGCGCAGGCCATCGGCAGCGCCAGCGACCTCTACGTCTGCCAGCCGACCGCGCGCACCCGCAAGCTCGCGCTGCGGCAGGCGCCCGGCATCTACACGCACGGCCCGCAGTCGGTGGAGGCGGCGGAGGCGACGGCGTCGCCGGAGCTCCTCGCGGCGATCGGCGAACGCCTCGGCAGCCCGGTGGCGTCGCTGCGCGAGCCCGGCTGGTCGCGGCCGATCAAGCGGCAGCCGCAGCCCCCGGTGTTCGACCTGCGGTCGGACCCGGGCCCGTGGCTGCTGCGCATGCTGCTGGCCACCGGCACCGAGCGCGCAGCGTTCCTGCTGGACAACAACCACCCGGACATCACCAGCGAACGCGCCCAGCGCGCGCTGTCCGAGCTGGTGGCGGCGAAGTTCCGGTTGCGCTTCCACCGCAGCACCCCGGACTCCGAGCACGCCCTCGTGGTCGCCGACGCGGTCGAGCCGGACTCGGTGGCCGGCTACCTGCTGCAGCGGGCGCACGGCAAGATCGGCAACGTGTGGCGGGAAGGCCTCATCGCGCACGTCGACCCGGCGCTGACCAAGCGCGTGGCGCGGGAGCGCGTCGCCGAGCGCGCCCCGGTGCCGGCCGACCTCGACCTCAGGCTCATCGACCTGCCCCGGCACCGCATCGCCGAGCTGCTCGAACGCTGCTGA
- a CDS encoding diacylglycerol kinase family protein gives MRAVLVVNPQATSTTAAGRDVLAHALASELKLDVVETQYWGHAADAARTAVEDGADLVIAHGGDGTVNEVVNGMFAAGDVGDRAMPTLGVVPGGSANVFARALGLPRDPVEATHRLLRAVAEGSRRWVGLGRADERWFTFNAGVGWDAEVVAQVERLRSAGRNVSPALYARTALACYVRMARQEPKLTLRIGDDPPVSGLHSVFVSNTDPWTYLGSRPVRMSPETSFDTGLGVFALQDMRAHSVLRHVAEMLRGRAKPHGRNSIQRADVGHLRVTCVEPLRLQVDGDCLGERTEIEFSSVPDALRVAV, from the coding sequence GTGCGCGCCGTACTCGTCGTCAACCCGCAGGCGACGTCCACCACCGCGGCCGGCCGGGACGTGCTCGCCCACGCGCTGGCCAGCGAGCTGAAGCTGGACGTCGTCGAGACGCAGTACTGGGGCCACGCCGCCGACGCCGCGCGCACGGCTGTCGAGGACGGCGCGGACCTGGTCATCGCGCACGGCGGCGACGGCACGGTGAACGAAGTGGTCAACGGCATGTTCGCGGCGGGCGACGTGGGCGACCGGGCGATGCCGACGCTGGGCGTGGTGCCCGGTGGTTCGGCGAACGTCTTCGCCCGCGCCCTCGGGCTGCCCAGGGACCCGGTCGAGGCCACGCACCGCTTGCTGCGCGCGGTGGCGGAGGGCAGCCGCCGCTGGGTCGGGCTCGGCCGCGCCGACGAGCGCTGGTTCACCTTCAACGCGGGTGTGGGCTGGGACGCCGAGGTGGTCGCCCAGGTGGAGCGGCTGCGCTCGGCCGGCCGGAACGTCTCCCCCGCCCTGTACGCCCGCACCGCCCTGGCCTGCTACGTGCGGATGGCGCGGCAGGAGCCGAAGCTCACCTTGCGGATCGGTGACGATCCTCCCGTCAGCGGGTTGCACAGCGTGTTCGTCTCGAACACCGACCCGTGGACCTACCTGGGCTCCCGACCGGTGCGGATGAGCCCGGAGACCAGCTTCGACACCGGCCTGGGGGTCTTCGCGCTGCAGGACATGCGCGCTCACTCTGTGTTACGACATGTAGCGGAGATGTTGCGCGGTAGAGCGAAACCACACGGGAGAAACTCCATTCAGCGTGCGGACGTGGGGCATCTCCGCGTAACCTGTGTGGAGCCGTTGCGCCTGCAGGTCGATGGCGATTGCCTGGGTGAGCGGACGGAGATCGAGTTCTCCTCAGTCCCGGACGCTCTCCGCGTCGCCGTATAA
- the sodN gene encoding superoxide dismutase, Ni: MRLLSRILGPRLEATAHCDLPCGVYDPAQARIEAESVKAIQEKYQANEDPEFRTRAILIAEQRSELVKHHLWVLWTDYFKPPHFEKYPQLHELINKATKAAGATGTKGSMDPKTGQQLLDYIAEIDKIFWETKQG; encoded by the coding sequence ATGCGACTGCTGTCGCGAATCCTCGGCCCTCGCCTGGAGGCGACCGCGCACTGCGATCTTCCGTGCGGCGTGTACGACCCGGCCCAGGCGCGCATCGAGGCCGAGTCGGTCAAGGCCATCCAGGAGAAGTACCAGGCCAACGAGGACCCGGAGTTCCGCACTCGGGCGATCCTGATCGCCGAGCAGCGCTCCGAGCTGGTCAAGCACCACCTGTGGGTCCTGTGGACCGACTACTTCAAGCCGCCGCACTTCGAGAAGTACCCGCAGCTGCACGAGCTGATCAACAAGGCCACCAAGGCCGCGGGCGCCACCGGCACCAAGGGGTCGATGGACCCGAAGACCGGTCAGCAGCTGCTGGACTACATCGCCGAGATCGACAAGATCTTCTGGGAGACCAAGCAGGGCTGA
- a CDS encoding acid phosphatase, with translation MGQDEHRVYLLRHGTTAWSQTGQHTSRTDVPLTVEGELRARQAGQTLTALRPAGPVAVLASPRQRAQRTAALAGLADITTEPLLAEWDYGDYEGLTTAQIREQVPDWTVWTHPCPGGETEEQVTARADELLARIAGIGSDVVLVGHGHFSRCLVARWLGLPASAGVRFALDPAGITVLGREHGTPQIERSNIPPWQQG, from the coding sequence GTGGGACAGGACGAGCACCGCGTGTACCTCCTCCGGCACGGCACCACCGCGTGGTCCCAGACCGGCCAGCACACCAGCCGCACCGACGTCCCGCTCACGGTGGAGGGTGAGCTGCGGGCGCGCCAAGCCGGGCAGACCCTGACCGCGCTGCGCCCCGCCGGGCCGGTCGCGGTGCTCGCGAGCCCGCGCCAGCGCGCGCAGCGCACCGCGGCGCTGGCCGGGCTGGCCGACATCACCACCGAACCCCTGCTGGCCGAGTGGGACTACGGCGACTACGAGGGCCTGACCACCGCGCAGATCCGCGAGCAGGTCCCGGACTGGACGGTGTGGACGCACCCCTGCCCCGGCGGCGAGACCGAGGAGCAGGTCACGGCGCGGGCCGACGAGCTGCTGGCCCGCATCGCCGGGATCGGCTCCGACGTGGTGCTGGTGGGCCACGGCCACTTCAGCCGCTGCCTGGTCGCCCGCTGGCTCGGCCTGCCCGCCTCCGCCGGGGTCCGGTTCGCGCTGGACCCGGCCGGGATCACGGTGCTGGGCCGCGAGCACGGGACCCCGCAGATCGAGCGCTCCAACATCCCGCCCTGGCAGCAGGGCTGA
- a CDS encoding S24/S26 family peptidase, with the protein MRSLGPWPWRRVLVRGPSMAPTLRDRDVVLVRVRGRARPRDLVLVRWAQRPEQLSVKRAVRREEGGWHVEGDNTFGSTDSRELGPAEVLGVVRWRLWPRPGRLR; encoded by the coding sequence GTGAGATCCCTCGGCCCATGGCCTTGGCGCCGCGTGCTGGTGCGGGGGCCGTCGATGGCCCCCACGCTGCGCGACCGCGACGTCGTGCTGGTGCGCGTGCGCGGGCGGGCCCGGCCGCGGGACCTCGTGCTCGTCCGGTGGGCGCAGCGCCCGGAGCAGCTGTCGGTCAAGCGCGCGGTGCGCCGCGAGGAGGGCGGCTGGCACGTGGAGGGCGACAACACCTTCGGCTCGACGGACTCGCGGGAACTGGGGCCCGCCGAGGTCCTCGGCGTCGTCCGCTGGCGGCTGTGGCCCCGGCCGGGCCGGCTGCGCTAG
- a CDS encoding alpha/beta fold hydrolase, with amino-acid sequence MHVRGPDRLDRLRLPDGRHLAWAEWGPPDGTPVLLCPGAATSRRLGFGTDLVDALGVRLVSVDRPGLGASDPAPRRTLTDFAADIAELRQAVLGAAPLTVVGHSAGGPFALACAAAGVATRVAVVAGADEFASSVRGLPDDLRGLVDLAAADPAAAERAFAEFGSAEALWQLITRSSPEVDLAVYSSPGFAPVFRRAMAEGFAQGPAGYARDTLLTTSRWPFAVADVRTPVDLWYGELDTSPSHSPDHGSTLARRLPHARRHLVARAGGSLLWTHAEAILRSLVP; translated from the coding sequence GTGCACGTTCGTGGACCTGACCGCCTCGACCGGCTCCGGCTCCCCGACGGCCGGCACCTCGCCTGGGCCGAGTGGGGGCCGCCGGACGGGACTCCCGTGCTGCTCTGCCCTGGCGCGGCGACGAGCCGCCGGCTCGGGTTCGGCACCGACCTCGTCGACGCGCTCGGTGTCCGGTTGGTCTCGGTGGACCGCCCGGGCCTCGGCGCCTCGGACCCCGCACCGCGCCGCACGCTGACCGACTTCGCCGCGGACATCGCGGAGCTGCGCCAGGCCGTGCTGGGGGCGGCCCCGCTCACCGTCGTCGGCCACTCGGCGGGTGGGCCCTTCGCGCTGGCCTGTGCGGCCGCGGGCGTGGCGACGCGGGTCGCGGTGGTCGCGGGCGCCGACGAGTTCGCCTCCTCCGTCCGCGGCCTGCCGGACGACCTGCGGGGCCTGGTCGACCTCGCCGCCGCCGACCCGGCCGCCGCGGAGCGGGCCTTCGCCGAGTTCGGCAGCGCTGAGGCGCTGTGGCAGCTGATCACCCGCTCCAGCCCCGAGGTGGACCTCGCGGTCTACTCCTCCCCCGGGTTCGCACCGGTCTTCCGGCGGGCGATGGCCGAGGGCTTCGCCCAGGGCCCCGCCGGGTACGCCCGCGACACCCTCCTGACCACGTCCCGCTGGCCGTTCGCCGTCGCGGACGTCCGCACGCCGGTCGACCTCTGGTACGGCGAGCTCGACACCAGCCCCAGCCACTCCCCCGACCACGGCAGCACGCTCGCGCGGCGTCTCCCGCACGCGCGCCGCCACCTCGTCGCACGAGCGGGCGGATCGCTGCTCTGGACGCACGCTGAGGCGATCCTGCGCAGCCTCGTGCCCTGA